One Argiope bruennichi chromosome 5, qqArgBrue1.1, whole genome shotgun sequence DNA segment encodes these proteins:
- the LOC129969686 gene encoding uncharacterized protein LOC129969686, with amino-acid sequence MRLLLFLVLLFFLAGGLSCFRLAIRVCFRDTATNTESECAFCNPRTLQVTMRNCTGTQDGIPNNLWTEVQKRCILRTCRQQHPSQKVLPTIFPVGTNRMVREEE; translated from the exons ATGCGGTTGTTATTATTCCTTGTGCTCCTATTTTTCCTGGCTGGCGGACTTTCATGCTTTCGTTTG GCTATTAGAGTTTGTTTTAGAGATACAGCTACAAATACTGAG AGCGAATGTGCCTTTTGCAATCCAAGAACTTTGCAGGTCACG atgaGAAATTGTACAGGTACTCAG gaTGGCATCCCAAATAATTTGTGGACTGAAGTGCAGAAGCGGTGCATTCTCAGAACATGTCGCcag CAACATCCAAGCCAAAAAGTGCTTCCAACAATATTTCCAGTGGGAACAAATCGAATGGTTAGAGAAGAAGAATGA